Within Mercenaria mercenaria strain notata chromosome 15, MADL_Memer_1, whole genome shotgun sequence, the genomic segment CCCAGTACACCCATCCACACACACAGCTAGTGTCTGACAGAGATTCTCTACTGTCgtacaaaacagataaaacacaGTCCAACGCCGTGTCGGAGAAAGCGTGGGCAAACCAGTCTAACGTCGTCTCGGAGAAAGCGTGGGCAAACCAGTCTAACGTCGTGTCGGAGAAAGCGTGGGCAAACCAGTCTAACGTCGTGTCGGAGAAAGCGTGGGCAAACCAGTCTAACGTCGTGTCGGAGAAAGCGTGGGTAAACCAGTCTAACGTCGTCTCGGAGAAAGCGTGGGCAAACCAGTCTAACGTCGCCTCGGAGAAAGCGTGGGCAAAATCAGCGGAACAGCCTTACAAGACAACGTTTGCTTTCCCTGAGAAAGAGACATCTACTTCAGGACAGGGGCGGCATATCAAAGAATTGCCACGTAACACTCAGGCGTCATCAACGGTGACAGCACCGGAACTGCCGTCTTTAAAGGTAAATGCCTTTAGCAATTATGTTTCGTTCCAGTAAAAATGCGGAAAACAATAAAGAATGTTTGATTCTGCTTTAAGGCTAATGTGCTGAGGTAAATCTAAGTGTTTAATGCGTACAACATTTAAAGTACAAACCGTTGGAGGAGGCATATAAGTATCGGTATCTGCCCATTTCTGAGAGGAAATGATTTTGTAATGATTAATAGGGGTGTGGAGAGACTATAATAAATATCTCCTTATTCTCTATACCGACTGCATGACTACAAAGTTTCAGATACGTTGATCAAATATCGAAACAGTATTCACCCAGTCCAGTTAAGATTTCAAAACTTGATTGATTTCCAGGTACGAAAGGAATATCAACACAAACCGAATCATACAGACCACGACTTTAAGAAGCCAAATAAATTACCAGGAGTAACCGGGTACAATCAACTCCCTGTTTCGGTGCGGACCGACTACAGAAGACTTCGAGCCGCAGAGTTGATGCAAATGTCAAATACTGATGCTAACCTTACTGATATAATTATGGATGCTGAAAACATGCAGAGAGATCTAGCAAATGAACATGACCATAGGTAGACCTATGTTACGTTAGTCTCAGATTCGGCCATTTTATCACTTATTTCATGCATGTTTATCTCAGTGTGTTTGTATGAGGTTTAAAATTTCCATTCTAACGTTTAgttcatatcttttaaagaacACTTTAAGAATGATACTTGGAAATTTTGGAGATAAGGCGCATTTTTGCCTTGCTTACCAAACAAAGATAACAACTGACGCCAGCACGGTTTATGGACCTTAGATTGTTTATTTTCAGGACGCTGCTAGAGACCAAGGTCCAGGCAATCAAGGGCATAACTTGATAAATAGTAGATATTTACGTCTTTGATACAATTGGCAATGAACTGTAGTCACTTTATGATAAATTGTTTGATTAATTTTCAGGAGGCTGTTGGAGAACCAGCTACAGGATATCGACGAAGAAAGAAAGGAACTCAACACAAAACTGGCCACTCTAAGAGTCAAACTTGGTTAGTATTGTCAAacagggtcgtgggttcgagccccactggggtcacgaccatgacttctcatatgacaccagtactggtttttccaggaagcagactcgagagtggtttaaataagctttaagctttcatcacaatcgagctaaaaagaattaatataaactaaactaaacaaaatttcattatttttttcttttaacgcGCAATTATTTGGTAAAAGTGCTTCGAATCGTCGTCGGCATTCAATTGATTTGGCCATTAATTCCGGGTCTCTTAAAACTATGACGAACTAAAGCATTGAATTCCAACTACATATTccgctttatgtttttgtatcaGGGGTTGCGAACTCGAACTTCAATGTGAGTAAGAACGAATGTGACAAGATGAGGAAAAAGTATCAGGAGACACAGATACAGAAGGTGGGTAAGAAAGAATGTTGGTATTGAGGCAAACAGTAACTGGAAACACATATATTTACGGAGGTAAGAAGGAATGTTGGTATTGAGGCAAACAGTAACTGGAAACACATATATTTACGGAGGTAAGAAGGAATGTAGATGATGATTGGGAAAATATATCAGGTGAGATATATACCGAAAAACggtaatttaaagtaaaaattgtAGCTATTGAGAAGTATTCGGATACACACATAAAGAAGGTGAGTAAAACTGAATGCAGCCATTGAGGTCCTCGGTACCACAAGACGTAATATTATATGGTTAGAAAGAATGTAGCTGTTGCAAAAACAATACATGGAAACTAAAACATACACGGTAGAAGGGAATAGCGAATGTAGACATTGAGGTAAAATACCAGGAGATATACATATACAGAAGCTTTGTGCTTTTGTGAAGTATCAGGGGACACATAATATCTTAATGAAGGTTTCGTGAGAATGAATGTAGCTATTGGCGAAAACGGTACAAGAAGAGAAAACAGAAGGTTGGTAAGAATGAATGTAGCTATTGTCGAAAACAGTACAAGGAGAGAAATACACAGAAGGTTGGTAAGAATGAATGTAGCTATTGGCGAAAACAGTACAAGGAGAGAAAACAGAAGGTTGGTGAGAATGAATGTAGCTGTTGGCGAAAACAGTACACGGAGAGAAATACACAGAAGGTTGGTAAGAATGAATGTAGCTGTTGGCGAAAACAGCACATGGAGAGAAAAACACAGAAGGTTGGTAAGAATGAATGTAGCTATTGGCGAAAACAGCACAAGGAGAGAAAACAGAAGGTTGGTGAGAATGAATGTAGCTGTTGGCGAAAACAGTACAAGGAGAGAAATACACAGAAGGTTGGTAAGAATGAATGTAGCTATTGGCGAAAACAGCACATGGAGAGAAAAACACAGAAGGTTGGTAAGAATGAATGTAGCTATTGGTGACAACAATACagtaaaagaaaacatagaaGGTTGGTAAGAAAAAGTGTAGTTATTGACGAAAACAATAGATCTACAAATAGACAATGATACAGAAGGTTGGTAAGAAACAATGTAGGTATTTTGATATGAAAAGTGTTCAGAATGAGTGAGGATATAGCTATTGAGTAAATACACAACAGCTGAATAAGAAGGAATGTTACAGTAGCTGTTCAGGAAAACGTATAAAGAGACAAAGATACAGAAAGGTGGGTAATCATAAATGTAGCTATTCAAACAAACTTTACCAACAGACACATGAATGTGTATGAGAACGAATAAAGCTACTGAGGAAAATTTAGACAGGATGTACATTGCAAGATTGGGTTTACTGTGAGAACTGGTATGCCATCAGTCAGAACAATTAAAAAACGAGCATGTTTAAAAGAGTAAGTAAGGCGATTTGTAAAAGTTTGAAGACGAACGCAAGAAAAGTTTCGACGCATTTAATGAATCAGTTATGTCCTCTGTGTTACTTGACGTGCCCCTATCTTCacatataattacaaaaatgtaacGCGTTCTAAACTGATTATTATACAGAGACCAATGTTGTccctttttcataattatgtaatagaCTGCGTGCTGAAGTAGGGGAAGACAGCAAGACCTTCTCACCTCTCctttaattttttgtacacattaGGCACGTTTGGAAGAGCGGATTGAAACAGGCACCaaggaattagagaaactgaaaGACCCGAACAACCCGGACAGTAATGTCAACTTGAAGAAGGTTGTCCTTAATGACAGGTCAGTCTCTGCTTCTGTTTTTGGAGTTTTATTTTAAGTGTAGTGTTTCGAGAGAAAAAAATAAGAGTACATTTACGAAAGGCATTAAATGTTGAAGTAGTTATTGTCAAATTATGGCGGGTGGGTGGAATCAAACCGTCACTTAAATGCACTTAGTCTTGTACAGCATGAATTTGTGAGCGGTCTGTTTTGCGTTGTATGTCTCTTGTTACGTTTTTTTACTGTGACCAGTCCTTCCAGGGATCAtatcttatttctttatttttgaaattagaCAAAAGTAGAATGTTTCAGCCATTATGAcgaaatatcttcaaaattcaGGGCAAAGAACTTTAATATATGTAGGATGAACACGTTTATAAAACGCAcgtttttaactgtttaattgTGGAAAAGAGACATGATTACTTTCATTACTTTAAAATTCAAGATTCTTACACGAAAACGTACATGTATGTGTACCTCTCACCATGTCTACATTGTACTTTGGTTCTATAACGCCATGTTTTCTGATTGCAGAAAAGAAATACGTCGGTTGCGGACGGAACTGGAAGGTGTCCGATCGGAGAGGTCGGAGGTACAAAAACAGATTCAAGACAAAGACGAAAAAATCAAAATGCTCAATATCTATATTGGAGAGGGTAGGATTCTATATGTCTGACGTCAAAATGCTTATATTTACATTGGAGTGGATACGAGTTTATTTTTCTAACATTAGAATGATTAATATTTAAACTTGATGGTGTCAGATTTTATACTTTTCTCATCGAAAtctcaatatttttgtttgaaacggTAGAATCTATGTTGGAGAGGGTATGATCTTATATTTCTGACATCAGAATGCTCAATGAGGAAGAGGTTGATATAAATTAAGCATCTCAGATGAAACTATTGTTGAAAGAGTCACTTGCTGGTTAGACGGAAATTAAGGCGATAAGGATTCTTTCTTAAATAATTAACTTTGGACTGCTATTGCATGTACTTTTTGGGACTTTAATTTCATTTAGGGGCTTCCGTGGACGAGTGGTTAGGtcgcttgcccctcaccgatgtgggttcgagcctcactcagggcgttgaattcttcacatgaggaaaccatccagatagctttcggaaggtcggtggttctacccaggtgcccgctcgtgatgaaatactgcacggaggggtacctggtgtcttcctccaccatcaaagcatgaccgataactgtgtcggtgcgacgttaaacccaacaaaataaataaataaataaataaataaataaatttcatttttatttgatttgcgGTCCGTATCCAACTCCATACACGTAAAGTTGACCATGATCGATTTGTAACTCAAACAAACCACT encodes:
- the LOC123547669 gene encoding uncharacterized protein LOC123547669 — encoded protein: MQNDPAWEHSDHNNVQLENLQKHTVLIPQKSVSTYESAQTDGSKRSTEEEELRSLSTTPRYSHEDLGRIVSPPHSSEFSSGEADEHFDDTISTQQVHLKSRTTQYTHPHTQLVSDRDSLLSYKTDKTQSNAVSEKAWANQSNVVSEKAWANQSNVVSEKAWANQSNVVSEKAWANQSNVVSEKAWVNQSNVVSEKAWANQSNVASEKAWAKSAEQPYKTTFAFPEKETSTSGQGRHIKELPRNTQASSTVTAPELPSLKVRKEYQHKPNHTDHDFKKPNKLPGVTGYNQLPVSVRTDYRRLRAAELMQMSNTDANLTDIIMDAENMQRDLANEHDHRRLLENQLQDIDEERKELNTKLATLRVKLGVANSNFNVSKNECDKMRKKYQETQIQKARLEERIETGTKELEKLKDPNNPDSNVNLKKVVLNDRKEIRRLRTELEGVRSERSEVQKQIQDKDEKIKMLNIYIGEAKDKLDECHRDYEIAQISVTGEKKKREEVEEKYNELMKDKKAFDEKMDAINEQLDIAISGTSGIQKHTEKYRDNEQVLVDKIDVVEKKLRDALTAIEQQKNRNMPFRTATSIKHHQYRMTTSGWVTDTTPHVIVTTTANGSIASSGFLGKTVVSTKPAKSLPAGKAMSKTTPRSQGGSLPSKR